catgtactaatacccctagatccctttgcgttgcattacaacgcagctcctcctcatttagaaaataacttgccctatcattttttttcccaaagtgaatgacttcacatttattagtattaaacttcatctgccaagttgttgcccactcacctagcttatctatatccttttgcagactcttcttatcctcctcatcccctacttttcctcccatttttgtatcgtccgcaaattttgatatattacacttggttccctcctccaaatcatttatataaattgtgaacaactggggtcccagcaccgacccttgcggaaccccgctagttaccggttgccatcccgagtatgaaccatttatccccactctctgcttcctatttgttagccaatcctctacccatgctaatatattacccccaattccataattttttatttttagcaatagtctcttatgtggcaccttgtcaaaagccttttggaagtccaagtataccacatccaccggttcccctttatccacccgggttgttacttcctcaaagaattcgagcaaattcgttaaacaggacttccccttcacaaaaccatgctggttctgtccgatgaagtcatgtttatccaagtgccccgttagtgtttctttaataattgtctctaacattttacccaccaccgatgttagactaaccggtctatagttacccgctttctgtttacttccttttttaaatataggtgttacattggccattttccaatccactgggaccgttcctgcctccagggagttttggaaaattatcaccaatgcatccacaatccccaccgctatctccctcaagacccttggatgtaatccatcaggcccaggggatttatcctccttcagtctcattaatttccctaataccacctccttggtgatcttaatagtatttagctcctccattcctaccgccccctgtttatccaacgttggaatattttttgtgtcttctatggtgaagactgatacaaaatactcgtttaatgcctttgccatttccatgttccccaccaacaactctccagtctcaccctccaatggaccaacgttcaccttagccaccctttttctttttatatagctataaaaactcttactattagtttttatgttgtttgctaaattcctttcatagtctattttccccgtcttaattaatctcttagttattttttgctgacctttaaatgcttcccaatcctctaccctcccactatctctggctaccttatatgcccttgccttcagccgaaaactatcctttatagttttactgagccatggctgactgttcttacccttacccctttttttcttcataggaataaatttttcttgaaggttatacagtagacccttaaacgtacaccactgctcatgtaccgtcttattcttgagtctgctatcccagtcaactttgatcagctcagtcctcataccttcataatcccccttatttagactaagcaccctagcctgagtttcaacctgctccccttctatttgaatatggaattcgaccatattgtggtcacttgttcccaacgagtccctaactatgacatttttaattaatcctgcttcattacacaggaccagatccaagattgcctccccccttgtcggttctgtgacatactgttctaggaacccgtctctaatacattctataaattcttcctctagtctaccctgcccagtttggtttgcccaattaatatgaaaattgaagtcccccatgattacagcagttccctgaaGCCAGAAATCtcggggttattatggattcatatttacatttcgacagtcacatcaaatcagtaacaaaatcggcctactatcacctcaaaaacgtagcaagattaagaggactcgtgTCAGCTCAAGacatagaaaaacttgtacatgcctttattactagtaggctagattattgtaacggtctccttgcaggtcttccgaaaaaaaactgtcaggcagctacagcttgttcagaacgctgttgctggagttctaacaaagaccaaaaaatttgaacacattacaccaatccttaaatccttacattggctccctgtatgtcagaattgatttcaaaatcctgctgctcatctataaatcactacatggtttagggccaaagtatatcactgacatgcttccactatataagccttctagaccgctaagatcttctgagaccaatctgttagtgattcccagagtaaatacaaaacatggggaagcaggatttagttactatgcaacaaatagctggaataaacttcctgaagatttaagacttgcctcaactttgaccacttttaaaacaagcctgaaacttttatgtttactttagctttcagctaaatcttaactacattgcacttttaacttttgcactttttataatgcatttttaactttggttttcttttcttttaattcttctattttatttcattttattatttcattttattgtatgacatgtatttatgtgaagcactttgagtctgcttggtgtatgaaatgtgctatataaataaagttgccttgccttgcctaatataggtataataataatataatattattatacctatatatattccagatagatatattcctcTGTTTTCCTGGAAActgccgctacggacggcactatgtacacccccccccccccaggcccgCGGAGAAGATCAGCGGCTCCGCGTTGGCGATCcggccgctttttaattgagaccgcggcttcactgttaaatacataggccccgcgatcggagcaccttttcccggtaagttatcgcaggcagctccgagattagatgattaagacttgttactctacaacaagctggcattagtgaaaatgtttaatttaccttgttattgatgcatatagtttaggccctcaacttcatgaatgagtgaaggagtgagtgagtgaatgtacagcctccaaatctcatcttTTCTCATTATAAACGGTATGATAATTAAAATACTTGTTGCAATTAAAATTTGACAGAATAGAGGGTGTCTATCCAAGAAAGGTTTTGGTTATTTGTCTTAATTGAGCTGAGTTCGCTGCTCTAGACTGATCTATAAGATTATTCATTAGGCCCCTACATTCCAGGAATAAAACCgtggcctgcccaacttctccctatagctcaggccctcgtacTGTTATCTGATGATTATAGATgaagaacaaataaaattaaGCAGGTAACCAGTCTTGTATGCTAGCCATCTGCTCACTAATAAAAATTATTTCTGGTTATTTTCTTATGTGTCACATCTGTTCTTCCAAGTAGTTGTCCAATGGTCGTATTGGACGGAATTTGAGAGGTTACTCATAATAAGGCAAATGGCAGAATTGAAAATTAGTTCTGATGGTATTTCAAAGACAAACTGAAGTATTTGGTTATTTCACAGCTTTATTATTGCAAAAACCAGTTTGATTTAATGTGGGTTCAGTCCACTAGAATACTTGAAGGAGGTTGCATTTACATGGTCTTGCAGACAGTCATAGAGGACAGAAACAagaccttcaacccaacttgcccaagccgaccagGTTGCCCCTGCAAGTTGTCCTATTCCCTTGCTTTTTGTCCGTATTCCTCCATGATGGATCCCATAGAAGAAgcattccgacccgaaacgtcacctatctgtgtttcCGTTAAAATATCTGTTtgtatctgccttaatgacttcagcagctcattccatatacctaccatcctctgtcaaaatgtttcccctctgGTTCTGGTGAAATCTTTCTTCCCATACCCTAAACCTATACCCatttagttcttgatttccctttgTGCATTCACTCTTATCTAtttccctcgtgattttatacacctataagatcacccctcagccccctgtgctctaaggaataaagtccttgcctgcacAGCCTCTCCTTTTAGTTCAGGTCCTCAAGCCTGTAAtagtctctgcagtctttatggcaTATTTGCTGTAGCAAAGTGGCAACATTGAACTATGTGGGCTTGCCAATGTCTTGTGCTACTATGACTTGACATCCCACCTTCTCTGATTGCTGATTGCATGCCAAAGGATGCCTTCAACACCCATTGCAACATTTGCAATGTCATTTTCAACCAActttgtacttgtactcctagattcctTTATTCAACAACATTCTCCAGGGCCCTATCATTCACCGctgagatcctgccctggtttgacttcccacgtCACacctatctgaattaaactctattATCTTCATagggagaggatttgagtataggagcaaggaggtcctactacagttgtacagggacctggtgagaccacacctggagtattgtgtgcagttttggtctcctaatttgaggaaggacattcttgctatcgagggaatgcatcgtaggttcaccaggttaattcctggtatggtgggactgacatatgatgaaagaatgtagtCTTGTAatcactggcatttagaaggatgggatcttatagaaacatataaaattcttaggattgaacaggctggatgcaggaaaaatgttctctgctgggggagtcgagaaccaagagtcacagtttaagaataaggggtaggccatttaggactgagatgaggaaaaccattttcacccagagtgttgtgaatctgtggaattctctgccacagaaggcattggatgccaattcactggatattttcatgaGTGTTAGATTTCTTTCTTGGGgccaactgaatcaagggatatgggggaaaaagcaggaaacggGATgctggttttagatgatcagcaatgatcatgttgaatgacaatgctggctcgaagggccaaatggcctactcctgcacctattttctatgtctatgtttctaaccactcTTCGACCcacctgcccagctgatcaagatcctactgtaattcttgtgggttaacatatgatgagcgtttgacggcattggTCCTGTACTCGTTGGCGTtctgaagaatgagggggacctcattgaaacgtaccaaatagtgaaaggcttggatagagtgggtgtggagaggatgtttccataagtgggagagtctagggctcaAGGTCATatgctcagaattaaagaactttcctttaggaaggagataaggaatttctttagtcagagggtggtgaatctgtgaaattatttgccacagaaggctgtggaggctgtcaatggatatttttaaggcagagatagatagatttttgattagtacaggtgtcgggtttagcttagagatacggcacggaaacaggctcaccgacccgccgaccagcgatccccgcacattaacaccatcctacacccactggggaaagtttttttgcatttaccaagccaagcctacaaacctgtatgtctttggagtgtgggaggaaaccgatggggagaacgtacaaactctgtacagactgcatctggtttgaacccgggtctctggcgctgcattcgctgtaaggcaacacttCTACTGCTGCCTCACCATGACCGCCacagtaatggggagaaggcaggagaatggggttaggagggagaggtggatcagccatgtttgaatggcgaggtagacttgatgggctgaatggcctaattctgctcctattatagTGACATATTGGCTAATaattaaagtaaaataaaatgcTTTTTTTAATCTGAATGTTGATGACTACAGTGGGACCATGCTAAATGTATAAAGTTGAGGTCTCTCTACCGTGTTTCTGGCCCCTTGTGTTCGTAAGATTAAAAACAGTCCCTGGTTTGACTGGGGACTTCAGGGACACCACGGGAAGCTATTTGCGCTGGCATCTGACCCCCAGGTGTAGATGTCTgaaatttgtgtgtgtgtttttctatAGAAACATTGGATACTCATCCACACAGTGTAGCCCaataaatcatttttttaaattctgttttaTTGTGTAGTGATGTTGCATATCTTGCAGGTGCCCTAACTAATTTTCTGTAACTTGGTCTCAGATGAGCATTTGAAATTAACCAGCTATCGTTTAAAATAAGCaactaaaaaaaaatccatacAATTCATATTTGCTCGGTAATAAATTTATTGGGTCATAAAAATTGCCAATGGAACAGTACACTGTTTGCATGAAAATTATAATAATCACACAAACTATTGTCTCATCTTATAGACAAATCCTGTGTGGCAAACCTAAAAAAATAAAATCGCCTCTATGCTTGTAGAGAAACCTTCCCATATGCTGAAGATGGTTACAAATTGAATAATTAGTTTTAAAATGTAATGTTTTAATTTGCTGCATGGTGTTAATTGAAGTCCTAGTTTTTATGACCAGAAGATGCAATTCCAGGGTGAATTAAAGGGGCCCTATTTAAATCCATTTGATTTTTAGTAATTGCTGATGTCACGATATGACAGCATGTAAGCTGCTATGGAATGAGCAGCATTGCTGGTTTGATGGAATGTAGTAATTTTGCAGTGTTTATAAATTACATTTTGTTCTTTCTTGCAGAGCAACAGCTACCCACCAATGTCAGACCCATACATGCCCAGTTATTATGCTCCTTCCATTGGATTTCCATATTCTCTTGGTGAAGCTCCCTGGTCAACAGGGGGAGATCCTCCAATGCCATACCTAACAACATATGGACAGATGAGCAATGGCGAGCATCACTTTATACCAGATGGTGTATTTAATCAACCAGGGGCCTTGGGGAGCACCCCACCATTTTTGAATCAACATGGATTTAACTTTTTTCCTGGGAATGCGGACTTTTCTACTTGGGGAGCAAGTGGATCTCAAGGACAGTCAACACAAAGCTCTGCATACAACAACAGTTATGGATACCCACCCAGTTCTCTTGGAAGAGCCATAGCTGATGGACAAGCTGGATTTGGAAATGACTCTTTGAGCAAAGTGCCTGGCATAAATAGCATTGAGCAAGGCATGACTGGACTGAAGATTGGAGGAGATATGACGACAGCTGTCACAAAAACTGTAGGTTCAGCTCTTAGTAGCACAGGTATGTGCAGTAGCATTGTTGCTAATAGCATTCCAGCAACCACATCAGCACCTAAGCCAACATCATGGGCTGCTATTGCCAGGAAACCTGCAAAACCTCAGCCCAAGCTAAAGCCCAAGACTAATGTGGGATTAGGTGGATCTGCAGTGCCACCTCCACCTATAAAACACAACATGAATATTGGAACTTGGGAAGACAAAGGTAATGTGCACAAAGCCCCACCTACACAGCAAGTTCTGCCTCCTCAAGTAGTTATCCAGCAACATCAGCTTCCACCGCAACCAATCGCTATTCAGACTCAACCAACACATCAACAACCACAGCATCTAGGGCCTCAACAACCTCAGGGTCAGCAGCAGTTACAAAACCGCTGGGTGGCTCCTCGTAATCGGGGAGCTGGCTTCAATCAGAACAGTGGTACTAATAGTGAGAGTTTTGTGTTGGGTATGGCCTCTTTAAGCACTTCACCACCTGGAGGAGAAGTACATCCTGTATTGGAAAAATTAAAAGGCATTCACAACTACAACCCCAAAGATTTTGACTGGAGTCTGAAGACGGGACGTGTATTTATAATTAAAAGTTACTCTGAGGATGATATACACCGTTCCATCAAATATTCTATTTGGTGCAGTACTGAGCATGGTAATAAACGTTTGGATGCTGCTTTCCGCTCTTTGAACGGTAAAGGGCCACTCTATTTACTCTTTAGTGTGAATGGAAGTGGACATTTTTGTGGAGTGGCTGAGATGAAATCAGCTGTGGACTACAATGCTTATGCTGGAGTGTGGTCACAGGATAAATGGAAGGGCAAGTTTGAAGTGAAGTGGTTCTTTGTGAAAGATGTACCGAATAACCAGCTGCGGCATATTCGTTTGGAAAACAATGATAACAAACCGGTTACCAACTCAAGGGACACACAGGAGGTGCCCCTAGAAAAAGCCAAGCAAGTGCTTAAAATAATTGCTACTTACAAGCATACCACTTCAATCTTTGATGATTTTGCACATTATGAAAAGCGTCAAGAGGAGGAGGAAGCCATACGTAGGGTAAGTGTGGAACAGATGATATCGGTTGTTTACACTTAAGCCAAAGTTTTTTAAGTTACTGATATTTTATGTACAACCATGAATCAGGTAACTGCCTAATATTGGTATTCAAGAATTATCAGAAATCTTTCATGGCAAACTTCTGAAGGTATAACTAATTCTCAAAGGTCTTAGATCCTTGAAATATTTAAAACTTTGGCTAATGATGTACAGTGTGTGAATTAAACGGGCCTATTTGTGCAAGTTAATGTAAACCAATATATCAGAAACTCATGTTTAGTAGCCCATCAAGGATTGGTGCTGGTTCCATTGGGTTGGATAAACGTCCTGCAGTTTTTCCACTCATTCCTTGACATTTTTCAATAGTGCTAAAtacaaaaacaaagaaaaatgTGCAACAAACTCCCGTTACAATGCAAAAAGAATAGGAAAACTGGTTCCTATACTGCAGAATCTCTCACCCCTTGCATACAGAAAGTCAAGTCATACAGTACTTAaatgtgcccttcggcccaacttgtccataccgaccaagattcCAATCTAAGATAATCCGATTTGCCTGAGTTTGCCTATATCTAtccgaacctttcctatccatgtacgtccaaATGATATTTCAATGTTGTTATACCTTCCTCGACCACTTCCTCTGCTAGCTCTTTCCATACAAGCAGCTgtgtttgggggaaaaaaagttgcccttcgggAAATCTTTTcactttcactttaaacctatcccCTTTTTCTTGCTTTCTGAAACCTAAGAAAAAAGACTTAAGCATTCACCATATCAATGccattcattattttatatacatctataagatcatcccttggTCTCCCATGCTTCAAAGAGTAAAGTCTTATCCTGTCCAACCTCTGAAGAACAGTGTGCCAAAAGACCTCCATCATCCTACCTGTGGtgacactttcagggaactatggacttgtTCTTCTAGGTCTCTGGCCTACACCACTTCCCAGGATCCTACTGTTCATTGTAAAAGTGCTATCCTGGTCTCACTTCCCAAAATGccttgcacttatctgaattTTTCCATTTCTTGACCCACTTCCCAGCTGATTAAGATCCTATTATAAATAACCATGTCTTGTACGTTCTCACCCATATCATACGTAGCGATCTATAACTTATGATTCGGATTGGAACCTGTGACCATGAAACGGCTATTGGCCTCTGGATTAATGCCTGTGTTTTTAGCGAAGAATATTAGGGGGAATATTTGTTACGAGAGAAAAAAGATTGGAATGAGTTCCAACAATATGAGTAGTGTCCACTGTTGGAGGTTATAAGGAGCAGTGGAGTTAGGAGGCAGCATGAACTGGAAATTTAAGAGAAAATGAGATTGAGCTAGGATAAAATGATTGAAATAACCGGTAAAGAAATATTAGAGGAGAAAAGGAAATTAAGGATATTTTTGTATTTAAAGATATTTTGGTAGTAGGGGGTAAAGAACAGTTTTAGCAGATATTGCCTCGTGCTGGACAACCTGTGAACTTTGGCTTTTATTTTGGCATTCTGAAAGTGTGTACTAGATCATCTCGTACAAACCAGAGTTCAGGGTATACTAGAAATGTGTTAATCTGGCATATATTAGTGTTAACAAAAAaattttgcattaaaaaaaaaaaaagggcaaTGTTTTGAGTTAGGATACTTCAGATTGATTTTCAGACTCATTTTTATATTGTAGGCTATCAGTAGAGAGGTGACAAACTGGAAAATTCACAGGTATTTTTTGAACAATGTAGAGGAAAAGGAATCTGAAATACAAGTTTTGGAACTTTTCCTCAATATTGTGGATACATTTGGAATCGTGaactctgattttttttaaaagttctTTGAATCTGATACTGACTGAATACTCTTGGAAAACACTTTGTTCAGTTCTATTATTCAATAACTTTATCCTCATTTAATGTTGTTCACACGTGCTTCTGGTTTTCATGTTATTGGTCTGCTAAGCAGTGCCCCATAATGCCAGGCTGTGACCATCCCTCTGGAAATTTAGCTACCTCTTCATACTGCCATCAATGAATTCTCCATCATTAACGTCATTAACGTCTGCACCAGTGTGCAGAAACTTCATTGGATTGCACACATCAAAAGCATCAAATGATGCGAAGACTTTCCACAATTTGt
This genomic stretch from Amblyraja radiata isolate CabotCenter1 chromosome 4, sAmbRad1.1.pri, whole genome shotgun sequence harbors:
- the ythdf3 gene encoding YTH domain-containing family protein 3 isoform X2, which gives rise to MKNVCDQRGAVQNGSMHQKDTVNDDDFEPYLTSQANQSNSYPPMSDPYMPSYYAPSIGFPYSLGEAPWSTGGDPPMPYLTTYGQMSNGEHHFIPDGVFNQPGALGSTPPFLNQHGFNFFPGNADFSTWGASGSQGQSTQSSAYNNSYGYPPSSLGRAIADGQAGFGNDSLSKVPGINSIEQGMTGLKIGGDMTTAVTKTVGSALSSTGMCSSIVANSIPATTSAPKPTSWAAIARKPAKPQPKLKPKTNVGLGGSAVPPPPIKHNMNIGTWEDKGNVHKAPPTQQVLPPQVVIQQHQLPPQPIAIQTQPTHQQPQHLGPQQPQGQQQLQNRWVAPRNRGAGFNQNSGTNSESFVLGMASLSTSPPGGEVHPVLEKLKGIHNYNPKDFDWSLKTGRVFIIKSYSEDDIHRSIKYSIWCSTEHGNKRLDAAFRSLNGKGPLYLLFSVNGSGHFCGVAEMKSAVDYNAYAGVWSQDKWKGKFEVKWFFVKDVPNNQLRHIRLENNDNKPVTNSRDTQEVPLEKAKQVLKIIATYKHTTSIFDDFAHYEKRQEEEEAIRRERNRSK
- the ythdf3 gene encoding YTH domain-containing family protein 3 isoform X1, yielding MSATSVEQRSKGQGSKVQNGSMHQKDTVNDDDFEPYLTSQANQSNSYPPMSDPYMPSYYAPSIGFPYSLGEAPWSTGGDPPMPYLTTYGQMSNGEHHFIPDGVFNQPGALGSTPPFLNQHGFNFFPGNADFSTWGASGSQGQSTQSSAYNNSYGYPPSSLGRAIADGQAGFGNDSLSKVPGINSIEQGMTGLKIGGDMTTAVTKTVGSALSSTGMCSSIVANSIPATTSAPKPTSWAAIARKPAKPQPKLKPKTNVGLGGSAVPPPPIKHNMNIGTWEDKGNVHKAPPTQQVLPPQVVIQQHQLPPQPIAIQTQPTHQQPQHLGPQQPQGQQQLQNRWVAPRNRGAGFNQNSGTNSESFVLGMASLSTSPPGGEVHPVLEKLKGIHNYNPKDFDWSLKTGRVFIIKSYSEDDIHRSIKYSIWCSTEHGNKRLDAAFRSLNGKGPLYLLFSVNGSGHFCGVAEMKSAVDYNAYAGVWSQDKWKGKFEVKWFFVKDVPNNQLRHIRLENNDNKPVTNSRDTQEVPLEKAKQVLKIIATYKHTTSIFDDFAHYEKRQEEEEAIRRERNRSK